One region of Parerythrobacter jejuensis genomic DNA includes:
- the pal gene encoding peptidoglycan-associated lipoprotein Pal: MKTRFASLMLLAGTASLAACQTKAPEDLPPEPGPVAPPIDTGPTTPAGPAVGSQQHFVNAVNGQNVIYFDTDRFNIDSADAAALQSQAQYLGQYQNVSVTIEGHADERGTRDYNLALGERRANAAKNYLVSLGVPANRIATVSYGEERPVATASTAQAWAQNRRAVTVVIN; encoded by the coding sequence ATGAAAACACGTTTTGCTTCTTTGATGCTGCTGGCCGGGACTGCCAGCCTTGCCGCCTGCCAGACCAAGGCACCCGAAGATCTGCCGCCTGAGCCGGGCCCGGTCGCACCACCGATCGATACCGGTCCCACGACTCCGGCTGGCCCCGCTGTCGGATCGCAGCAGCACTTTGTGAATGCTGTGAACGGGCAAAACGTGATCTATTTCGATACCGACCGGTTCAATATCGACAGCGCTGACGCTGCAGCTCTGCAATCGCAGGCGCAATATCTGGGCCAGTATCAGAACGTGTCGGTGACAATCGAAGGGCATGCCGACGAGCGCGGCACGCGTGACTACAACCTGGCGCTGGGTGAACGCCGCGCTAATGCGGCCAAGAACTATCTGGTCAGCCTGGGTGTTCCGGCCAACCGCATCGCGACGGTGAGCTATGGTGAAGAACGCCCGGTTGCAACGGCATCGACCGCGCAGGCATGGGCACAGAACCGCCGTGCGGTTACCGTAGTGATCAACTAG
- a CDS encoding cystathionine gamma-synthase family protein codes for MTDAVDSTDTPTPRRNPKPKVTQINGRDMKPSTLMMGHGFDPALSEGSLKSPIFLTSTFAFENAAAGKRHFEGITGQRPGGADGLVYSRFNAPNQEILEDRLAIWDGAEEALSFSSGMTAIAILMLAACKAGDVIVHSGPLYAASEGFVAKTMAKYGVTYIDFPAGASREELDAVMTKAKTQAEAQGGEVPLIYLESPANPTNALVDIEAVRDVRDAHFDADRCPIAIDNTFLGPLWQRPLEHGADLVVYSLTKYVGGHSDLVAGSVAGPKRFIDAIRALRNTMGGIADPNTAWMLCRSLETVELRMQRAGENAEKVCAFLKSHPKVTGLGYLGMIEDARQQDIYDRHCLGAGSTFSVFIKGGEAECFRFLDHLKIAKLAVSLGGTETLASHPASMTHLSVPPARKEALGITDSLVRISIGIEDADDLIADFEQALEHV; via the coding sequence ATGACCGACGCCGTTGATTCAACCGACACACCGACCCCGCGCCGCAATCCGAAACCGAAGGTTACCCAGATCAACGGTCGCGACATGAAGCCCAGCACACTGATGATGGGCCACGGCTTTGACCCGGCCCTCTCCGAAGGGTCGCTGAAATCGCCGATCTTCCTCACCAGCACTTTCGCCTTCGAAAACGCGGCCGCCGGTAAACGCCATTTCGAAGGCATCACGGGCCAGCGCCCCGGTGGTGCCGACGGGCTGGTCTATTCACGCTTCAATGCGCCCAACCAGGAAATCCTCGAAGATCGCCTCGCGATTTGGGACGGCGCAGAAGAAGCGCTGAGTTTCTCCAGCGGGATGACGGCCATTGCGATCCTGATGCTGGCCGCGTGCAAGGCCGGTGACGTGATCGTCCATTCCGGCCCGCTCTATGCTGCCAGCGAAGGCTTTGTTGCCAAGACCATGGCCAAGTATGGCGTCACCTATATCGATTTCCCGGCAGGCGCGAGCCGCGAAGAGCTTGATGCCGTGATGACAAAAGCCAAGACCCAAGCCGAAGCGCAGGGCGGCGAAGTGCCGCTGATTTATCTCGAAAGCCCGGCCAACCCGACAAATGCCCTGGTCGATATCGAAGCCGTCCGCGACGTACGCGATGCGCATTTCGATGCGGATCGCTGCCCGATTGCGATCGACAACACATTCCTTGGCCCCCTGTGGCAGCGTCCGCTGGAGCATGGCGCGGATTTGGTCGTGTACTCGCTGACCAAATATGTCGGCGGCCATTCGGACCTCGTGGCCGGGAGCGTTGCAGGGCCCAAGCGCTTCATCGATGCTATCCGTGCCCTGCGCAACACGATGGGCGGCATCGCCGATCCCAACACGGCCTGGATGCTGTGCCGCAGCCTCGAAACCGTGGAGCTGCGGATGCAGCGCGCGGGCGAGAATGCAGAGAAGGTATGCGCCTTCCTCAAGAGCCATCCCAAGGTCACCGGCCTGGGTTATCTCGGCATGATCGAAGATGCGCGCCAGCAGGACATTTATGATCGCCATTGCCTTGGTGCGGGGTCGACCTTCTCGGTCTTCATCAAGGGCGGCGAGGCGGAGTGTTTCCGGTTCCTCGACCATCTCAAGATTGCGAAGCTCGCCGTCAGCCTGGGCGGGACTGAAACGCTCGCCAGCCACCCGGCCAGCATGACGCACCTTTCCGTGCCCCCTGCCCGCAAGGAAGCCCTTGGCATTACCGATAGCCTGGTACGCATTTCCATCGGGATCGAGGATGCGGACGATCTGATCGCCGACTTCGAGCAAGCGCTGGAGCACGTCTGA
- the purT gene encoding formate-dependent phosphoribosylglycinamide formyltransferase: protein MAHTAKILLLGSGELGREFVISAKRLGAYVVACDAYADAPAMQMADAAEVFSMLDPEALRAAIAKHAPDFVVPEVEAIRTEVLAEIEAEGTRVVPSARATQMTMNRDAIRDLAAQDLGVTTSRYRYAKNLEEVVAAAEFTGFPCVIKPVMSSSGKGQSTIRDSGELEEAWDYAVANMRGDRKRVIVEQFIDFDYEITLLTVRHNNGVTFCPPIGHRQERGDYRESWQPTPMSDAAIAAAQDMARKVVDDLGGFGLFGVEFFVKGEEVIFSELSPRPHDTGMVTSISQNLSEFDLHARAILGLAIPEMIRARPSASAVILADQDSEAVSYSGLADAMADGADVRIFGKPTTRPYRRMGVALATGSTTDEARAAAVATASKVHIHYGD, encoded by the coding sequence ATGGCGCATACCGCGAAGATCCTTCTCCTTGGCTCGGGTGAACTGGGCCGCGAATTCGTCATCTCGGCCAAGCGGCTGGGGGCGTATGTGGTGGCCTGCGATGCCTATGCCGATGCGCCTGCCATGCAGATGGCGGATGCGGCAGAGGTTTTCTCGATGCTCGACCCGGAGGCGCTGCGGGCCGCGATTGCCAAGCATGCGCCAGATTTCGTAGTGCCGGAAGTGGAAGCGATCCGGACTGAAGTGCTGGCCGAGATAGAAGCAGAGGGTACGCGTGTAGTTCCCTCTGCCCGCGCCACCCAGATGACCATGAACCGCGACGCGATCCGCGATCTCGCCGCGCAGGATCTGGGCGTCACAACCTCACGCTATCGCTATGCCAAGAACCTGGAAGAAGTGGTGGCAGCAGCAGAGTTCACCGGTTTTCCCTGTGTGATCAAGCCGGTCATGTCCTCAAGTGGCAAGGGTCAGAGCACGATACGCGATTCTGGCGAACTGGAGGAAGCATGGGACTATGCCGTCGCCAATATGCGTGGTGATCGCAAACGGGTGATCGTCGAACAGTTCATCGATTTCGACTACGAAATCACCTTGTTGACGGTGCGCCATAACAATGGCGTGACCTTCTGCCCGCCCATCGGCCACCGGCAGGAACGCGGCGATTACCGTGAGAGCTGGCAACCCACTCCCATGTCCGATGCCGCTATTGCCGCTGCGCAGGATATGGCCCGCAAAGTCGTCGATGATCTGGGCGGCTTCGGCTTGTTCGGAGTCGAGTTCTTTGTGAAGGGCGAAGAGGTGATCTTCTCTGAATTGTCCCCCCGCCCGCATGACACCGGGATGGTCACCTCCATCAGCCAGAACCTGTCCGAATTTGACCTGCATGCCCGCGCCATCCTGGGCCTTGCGATCCCGGAGATGATCCGCGCCCGCCCCTCCGCCAGTGCGGTAATCCTGGCCGATCAGGACAGCGAGGCTGTATCCTATTCCGGCCTTGCAGACGCGATGGCAGATGGCGCGGATGTCCGCATTTTTGGAAAACCCACGACACGTCCCTATCGCCGGATGGGCGTTGCCCTGGCCACTGGCTCGACAACGGACGAAGCGCGCGCAGCTGCCGTCGCTACCGCTAGCAAGGTGCATATTCACTACGGAGATTAA
- a CDS encoding J domain-containing protein — MPKARRSNDWGFPRWRSYDSSRETTTVRLCDRHLCEEPGDCPAPKAPNSPDRWMFCQKHAAEYNKGWDYFEGLDKAEKAARTKSEQTENAGYAEASHFGWAGSGDGSRSADEMRALDVLELEADADFAAIKKAYRVKAKAVHPDVKPGDAEAAEEFQKLQVSYEVLKAAEERREWKG, encoded by the coding sequence ATGCCTAAGGCGCGGCGTTCCAATGATTGGGGTTTTCCTCGCTGGCGCAGCTATGACAGCTCGCGTGAAACCACGACCGTGCGGTTGTGTGACCGGCATTTGTGCGAGGAGCCCGGAGATTGTCCGGCCCCCAAAGCTCCGAACAGCCCGGATCGCTGGATGTTTTGCCAAAAACATGCCGCCGAATACAATAAGGGCTGGGACTACTTCGAAGGTCTGGACAAGGCCGAGAAGGCCGCGCGCACCAAATCCGAGCAGACCGAAAACGCTGGTTACGCGGAAGCGTCTCATTTTGGCTGGGCCGGATCAGGTGACGGATCACGCAGCGCGGATGAAATGCGCGCGCTCGATGTGCTGGAACTCGAAGCTGACGCCGACTTCGCCGCGATCAAGAAGGCGTATCGGGTCAAGGCCAAGGCGGTGCACCCGGATGTGAAACCGGGCGATGCCGAGGCGGCCGAGGAATTCCAGAAGCTGCAGGTTTCCTACGAAGTGCTCAAAGCTGCCGAAGAACGGCGCGAGTGGAAGGGGTAG
- the tolB gene encoding Tol-Pal system beta propeller repeat protein TolB has translation MKIFAPVPLALAPFALIAAPLAAQDLGAPPPPDGPVETVDDTSVQDDEGEGGLTGSVSFEGNLDDLGIAIPAFAADRDAPTPANASGTAALGAELARIITNNLKNNGLFEPTGPDALPKPTFPQITDPQWPTWSNRGAEMLVHGYVRKRGDGNLIVGCYLYDMALRDELDRGGWIVPPADWRRAAHKCSDMVYARLTGESPFFDSRIAYIAETGPKDNRTKRLAIMDSDGANHRFITTGRATALTPRYSPDYRRLLYLSYVDGNPRIYIYDIGTGRQQLVTQSTNPTFAPRWSPDGNWILYSMAVNGNTDIYRVSAEGGPSVRLTNEPGIDVGGSYSPDGSRIVFESDRSGSQQVYIMDADGSDQRRISFFGGRAATPEWSPRGDQIAFTYIPGDFNVAVMSPNGRNFRKLSSGWQDEAPTWAPNGRIIQFFRTERNTGSTALYQVDLTGDNLRRLPTPVDASDPAWGPILP, from the coding sequence ATGAAGATTTTTGCCCCCGTACCCCTTGCCCTGGCACCTTTTGCCCTGATCGCTGCTCCATTGGCGGCGCAGGATCTGGGCGCGCCGCCTCCACCCGATGGCCCGGTCGAGACGGTCGACGATACGTCGGTACAGGACGATGAAGGGGAGGGTGGCCTCACAGGTTCGGTCTCGTTCGAAGGAAATCTCGATGATTTGGGCATTGCCATCCCTGCCTTTGCAGCCGACCGCGATGCACCCACCCCTGCCAATGCCAGTGGTACCGCTGCTCTGGGGGCAGAGCTTGCGCGGATCATCACCAACAATCTGAAGAATAACGGCCTGTTCGAGCCCACCGGCCCCGATGCCTTGCCCAAGCCGACATTCCCGCAGATCACCGATCCGCAATGGCCGACCTGGTCAAACCGTGGTGCCGAAATGCTGGTCCATGGCTATGTCCGCAAACGTGGCGACGGCAACCTGATTGTTGGCTGCTATCTCTATGACATGGCGCTGAGGGATGAGCTGGACCGGGGCGGCTGGATTGTGCCCCCGGCCGACTGGCGCCGTGCTGCGCATAAATGCTCCGACATGGTCTATGCGCGCCTGACCGGGGAAAGCCCGTTCTTCGATAGCCGGATCGCCTATATCGCCGAGACCGGGCCTAAGGATAACCGGACGAAACGGCTCGCGATCATGGACAGTGACGGGGCCAATCACCGCTTTATCACGACCGGGCGAGCGACCGCACTGACGCCGCGTTATTCACCCGATTATCGCCGGTTGCTCTATCTCAGCTATGTCGATGGCAATCCGCGCATCTACATCTACGATATCGGCACCGGGCGGCAACAGCTTGTCACTCAGAGCACCAATCCGACCTTCGCACCGCGCTGGAGCCCGGATGGAAACTGGATCCTTTATTCGATGGCGGTCAACGGCAATACCGATATCTATCGCGTGTCGGCGGAAGGCGGTCCGAGCGTGCGCCTGACCAACGAGCCAGGCATCGATGTGGGCGGGTCTTACTCTCCCGACGGAAGCCGGATTGTGTTCGAAAGTGATCGCTCGGGCAGCCAGCAAGTCTACATCATGGATGCAGACGGGTCAGACCAACGCCGGATCAGCTTCTTTGGCGGGCGTGCCGCGACCCCGGAATGGAGTCCGCGTGGCGACCAGATTGCTTTCACCTACATTCCGGGAGACTTCAATGTCGCGGTGATGAGCCCCAATGGCCGCAACTTCCGCAAATTGAGCAGCGGCTGGCAGGATGAGGCGCCGACCTGGGCGCCTAACGGCCGGATCATCCAGTTCTTCCGCACAGAGAGAAATACTGGTAGCACCGCATTGTATCAGGTTGATCTTACAGGAGACAATCTGCGCCGCCTGCCGACACCGGTTGATGCATCAGACCCTGCATGGGGACCGATTTTGCCCTAG
- a CDS encoding SDR family NAD(P)-dependent oxidoreductase codes for MADRKPVFLVIGAGAGIGGHAAKRFAAGGYHAVLARRSDEKGLQRLVGQIEDAGGSASGLLLNASEDGAIEDLVAQVEQDIGPIESALYNLGAQIGNRKLHDTPHRTFELGWRLGCYGVFRLAHAMFPAMVERANNGRNGSLLVTSATSAVRGNAGQHSHAAAMGGRRMLCQTLNAEFGPQGIHVAHIVVDGAVDAPDTLGKLLGDKFEAFKQSKGEEGVIDPAALAETYWHLAQQPKNCWTHEVDARPWTDVAWWNDNPNSAIDTQAKR; via the coding sequence ATGGCAGATCGCAAACCCGTTTTTCTGGTCATTGGCGCTGGCGCCGGGATCGGTGGCCATGCGGCAAAGCGGTTTGCTGCCGGGGGCTATCATGCTGTCCTTGCGCGCCGTTCGGATGAAAAGGGGCTCCAGCGGCTTGTTGGACAAATCGAGGACGCGGGAGGGTCGGCGAGCGGCCTCCTGCTGAACGCCTCCGAAGATGGAGCGATCGAGGATCTGGTTGCGCAGGTGGAACAGGACATTGGCCCTATTGAAAGCGCGCTCTACAATTTGGGTGCCCAGATCGGAAACCGGAAACTGCACGACACGCCGCATCGCACCTTCGAACTGGGATGGCGGCTTGGGTGCTATGGCGTTTTCCGTCTCGCCCACGCAATGTTCCCCGCGATGGTCGAGCGCGCCAATAACGGGCGTAACGGCTCGCTCCTGGTCACGTCCGCGACATCCGCGGTGCGCGGCAATGCCGGGCAGCACAGCCATGCCGCGGCAATGGGAGGGCGCAGGATGCTATGCCAGACTCTCAACGCAGAATTCGGTCCGCAAGGCATTCACGTCGCCCATATCGTGGTCGACGGCGCGGTCGATGCTCCGGATACGCTGGGGAAACTGCTGGGCGACAAATTCGAGGCGTTCAAACAGTCCAAAGGCGAAGAAGGCGTTATCGATCCGGCAGCCCTGGCGGAAACCTATTGGCATCTGGCACAACAGCCCAAGAACTGCTGGACCCACGAAGTCGATGCCCGCCCCTGGACCGATGTTGCGTGGTGGAATGACAATCCGAATTCGGCGATTGATACGCAAGCCAAGCGGTAA
- a CDS encoding alpha/beta hydrolase — MIVHRRTILAFTALVLASPALAIGGKGSGRIETLTAFSEARDVVPRVRVFLPPGYGSTEQLYKTLYMLDGQYAFEGDSDGVSFEADRRVTRLMAAGTIQPTIVVAIDNLGEERFLQYMPETIYDRASPEVRNTVEREIKRVGATSLSSKSFVAFIQEQLKPFIDTNYQTSPDRLDTAIFGASMAGVMSGAIFVEAQETFGLGASMSPNWAIYDERFIDHPSLPSLWQDYFLSLGAPEGRRFWLDHGTQMMDAGMVPHQLAIAEGMTNLGWQRGCNLQTRVYDAGHAFAQTATQMDEVLAWLLA; from the coding sequence ATGATCGTTCATCGCCGCACAATTCTGGCATTTACTGCACTGGTCCTCGCATCTCCAGCGCTTGCGATCGGCGGCAAGGGTAGTGGACGTATCGAGACCCTAACTGCGTTCTCCGAGGCGCGTGATGTGGTTCCTCGCGTGAGGGTTTTCCTCCCGCCTGGCTACGGTTCGACAGAGCAATTGTATAAGACACTATACATGCTGGACGGTCAGTATGCTTTCGAGGGCGATAGCGACGGCGTGAGTTTCGAAGCCGATCGCCGCGTCACTCGATTGATGGCTGCCGGGACCATACAACCCACGATTGTCGTCGCAATCGACAATCTCGGAGAGGAACGCTTCCTCCAATACATGCCGGAAACCATCTACGATCGAGCCTCTCCGGAGGTTCGCAACACAGTCGAGCGAGAAATCAAACGAGTGGGAGCTACCTCGCTATCGTCGAAGTCTTTTGTCGCGTTTATCCAGGAACAACTAAAGCCGTTTATCGACACAAACTACCAAACATCTCCTGATCGCTTGGACACCGCAATCTTCGGTGCGAGCATGGCAGGCGTTATGTCCGGCGCGATTTTTGTCGAAGCGCAAGAGACGTTCGGCCTCGGTGCCTCAATGTCGCCGAATTGGGCAATATACGATGAGCGATTCATCGACCATCCATCACTGCCTTCGCTTTGGCAGGACTATTTCTTGTCCTTAGGCGCACCGGAAGGACGCAGGTTTTGGCTAGATCACGGGACACAGATGATGGACGCTGGCATGGTGCCCCATCAATTGGCGATCGCAGAAGGCATGACGAACCTCGGGTGGCAAAGAGGCTGTAATTTGCAAACTCGCGTTTACGATGCTGGCCATGCCTTTGCGCAAACCGCCACCCAGATGGATGAGGTGCTCGCGTGGCTGCTGGCATGA